The genomic DNA ATTTCCATCGTTAATCGCTCACCGTCAGAAGGAGCACTCTCCAGAGTAGCTTGCAAGCGCTCCAACTCATAAACGTACCGCAGTCGCTCAGCATCAAACACCCGTGCCACATGGACTTCAACACCTTCAGGATGCTCACCATAACGATTCACTCGCCCAAAGCGCTGCAGTAAGTCGTCAACGGGAGCAACTTCCGTAAAGATGGTATCAAAACTCACATCTAGTGAAACTTCCACCGCCTGCGTGGCTATAAGCACGCACATCTAAATCGCTCCTACCCCGCAATGCTCCGATTTTACCTAAGTCGTGAGCAAGGGCAGCAACAGTAAAGACTTACCCGAAACCGCTCTGCCTGTTTATGACCAATCAGGCGACACCAGTGATCCCAGTATGCTTCTGCTACAGCACGGATATAAATGGCAACTTGACGGGAATGCTCAGATAACGTAATCACTAGCTCACCCGATTTGGCTAAGGGTTGGGTGTAAGACACCGACAATTCACTCCCGACGAAAAGGGTAATACAGTACTCCTTGCATTTCGAAGTGGTCAATCCGATGCATGCCGACCCAAGCTTGTGAAGCCTGCAGCGTTAATCAATGAAGTCATATCCAACTACTGTTTGCTCCATCGTGGGTGCAATCAACCCTAGCTCCGAGCTGTATTCCAGCGATGTCTGAATACAGCGCAAATCTTCTATAGGTGTGAAGAAATCGCTCCGTCTTAGCCAATATACCGGCACAGGAACCAATAATTCCGGCAACCGCCAACCTTCCCCACGCTGTTTTAGTTCGTAAGCTTCCTGCACAAATGTGGCAGGCAACACCTCCACCGATACTTGACCTCGGCGGGCGGTGAAACGTTCTCGCATATCTTCATCCGAGAGGTTAATAGTGTAGCAACCCAAGATTTGTTGCACTTCCTTCAACGTTTGGCGTCCTTCCTGAAACTCTCGCTTCCACTCTTCCGAAGCCATCACGTGATCATAGAGCTTATAAGTAGCGTCAGCAAGCTCACGGTCAGTTGGCGTTTCTGGCAGACTTTCCAAAAGTCTTAGGCTCAACTCGAGTATCTCTCTGCCATAGACCCTTTGGGTACCCTTGGACCACTGGCGATACACAACGACTGGAGCCAAGGATTTTTCGCCACGACGATTTACTCGCCCCATGCGTTGCACTAAGGCATCAATAGGCGCGACTTCGGTCATCAGCACATCATAGGAGATGTCGAGGCTAACCTCAACCACCTGCGTGGCAATGAAAATCGTACCAGACCGAGGCTTCTCCACCTGTGCCTCTTTGGCCTGCCGATCACGGAAGATGAAGCGGGCATGCAGCAAATAGCGGCGTTCCCAACCGAACTCATCCCGAAGCGTCCGGTAAAGCGATTGGGCATCGCCAATAGTATTGGCAACAATGAGTACCGTCTTGCCTTCGCGAGCATAGGCAATGGCTGCCGGCAAGCCCTCTTGCACCGAGCCATCTT from Candidatus Caldatribacterium sp. includes the following:
- the cas3 gene encoding CRISPR-associated helicase Cas3', which encodes MELLKSVQFLLKESPAAMLDDRRVTPGKTLRGIFQNLHPYEFAQVKAVLHLADWLVSAKEPDSSTLFLDGGKSKIESNIRQREAESGFLLHDFQRRAAASPADVLWLRAPTGTGKTEALLLWAGDTERLLYLLPTQATVNAMWKRLRRIYGDGRVALAHGRASYMLRRESDEDPLDTRLFGSVFAKPATVATLDQYLLAHLNGRHWEERRSLSQRAALILDEIHAYEPYTLGLLVEALEREMPSRLALASATLPPALLALFPKGELIEAEDPLWRRARHRLVLQDGSVQEGLPAAIAYAREGKTVLIVANTIGDAQSLYRTLRDEFGWERRYLLHARFIFRDRQAKEAQVEKPRSGTIFIATQVVEVSLDISYDVLMTEVAPIDALVQRMGRVNRRGEKSLAPVVVYRQWSKGTQRVYGREILELSLRLLESLPETPTDRELADATYKLYDHVMASEEWKREFQEGRQTLKEVQQILGCYTINLSDEDMRERFTARRGQVSVEVLPATFVQEAYELKQRGEGWRLPELLVPVPVYWLRRSDFFTPIEDLRCIQTSLEYSSELGLIAPTMEQTVVGYDFID